The Macaca fascicularis isolate 582-1 chromosome 1, T2T-MFA8v1.1 genome includes a window with the following:
- the LOC135970223 gene encoding uncharacterized protein has product MSRQQELVGGQAFGPFHPGHCGPGAGLPGAAALRQPTLPLRRPRAGCGPGAGRALGGAASSPPASPIYLLRQGHGPAASPLPGGLGAGGVSWRQAEQRGRAASSHSRRMRIPRRPGCRCSGDRHPRLAAARAQAAPAAATRARSPGPPRWLAPSSASSPGDWDQPSARGSRDARPVRATGRREEGTVTWDRGVRRCRLGWARLGRRHTARASRASPASPPSRPSGGCSPAPGAASPPSRTPRPPARACVRAPEAWRDRSLTPSPTRILRVEKELKAPERSAGSILRLINNPCPG; this is encoded by the exons ATGTCCCGGCAACAAGAACTAGTGGGAGGTCAAGCCTTCGGGCCATTTCACCCGGGTCACTGTGG CCCCGGCGCGGGGCTCCCGGGGGCGGCCGCCTTGCGCCAGCCGACGCTCCCGCTGCGCAGACCGAGGGCTGGGTGCGGGCCGGGGGCCGGGAGGGCTCTGGGTGGCGCTGCCTCCTCCCCGCCCGCCTCCCCTATTTACCTCCTCCGCCAAGGTCACGGCCCCGCGGCGTCTCCGCTCCCGGGCGGGCTGGGTGCAGGCGGTGTCAGCTGGCGGCAAGCGGAGCAGCGAGGCAGGGCAGCTTCATCACACTCGCGGCGGATGCGGATTCCGCGCCGCCCCGGCTGTCGCTGCTCAGGCGACCGCCACCCTCGCCTCGCCGCCGCCCGTGCACAGGCGGCTCCGGCAGCCGCCACTCGCGCCCGCTCCCCTGGGCCGCCTCGCTGGCTCGCTCCCTCCTCCGCTTCTTCTCCCGGGGACTGGGACCAGCCGAGCGCGCGCGGGAGTCGAGACGCCCGGCCCGTGCGCGCgactgggaggagggaggaggggacagtCACGTGGGACAGGGGCGTCCGAAGGTGCCGGCTCGGATGGGCTCGGCTCGGCCGCCGCCACACCGCCCGCGCCTCCCGGGCCTCCCCGGCCTCCCCGCCCTCGCGCCCCTCGGGAGGCTGTAGTCCTGCCCCCGGCGCGGCCAGCCCGCCCTCCCGCACaccccgcccgcccgcccgcgcgTGTGTACGTGCGCCAGAGGCCTGGAGAGACCGGAGTTTAACGCCCAGT cCAACCAGAATACTTCGTGTTGAGAAAGAGCTGAAAGCACCCGAAAGATCAGCGGGCAGCATATTGAGACTGATTAACAATCCCTGCCCTGGGTGA